A genomic region of Gemmata massiliana contains the following coding sequences:
- a CDS encoding TIGR02996 domain-containing protein has product MDLLSQHEAFLRAIFDAPDDDTPRLVYADFLQEQGDEDRAEFIRVQCELALKPWDESTDRVRRLVTRERELSVRLFPDGAPCECVYSGEIDRSPVRGFGLSGATFVVTDAVLADPGRGRWRIVRSAPALFGANALVTGVLLRPEYFEVLFALPVAQRITGWTLSGHVREELSHSGPGAFDLIDMVQQPVITTAGVEALARHKSARRITELDLRNNNLDNDAARVLVQSPYLDNLKRLQLLEGNRFRGKVWQQVIERFGEDVVG; this is encoded by the coding sequence ATGGACCTGCTGTCGCAACACGAGGCGTTCTTGCGGGCGATTTTTGACGCGCCCGATGATGACACCCCGCGCCTCGTGTACGCCGACTTCCTTCAGGAACAGGGCGATGAGGATCGGGCCGAGTTCATTCGCGTGCAGTGCGAGCTGGCGCTGAAACCGTGGGACGAATCGACCGATCGGGTCCGGCGCCTGGTCACGCGCGAGCGGGAACTGTCGGTCCGATTGTTTCCGGACGGTGCGCCGTGCGAGTGCGTGTACTCTGGCGAGATTGATCGATCACCGGTGCGTGGCTTCGGGCTGTCGGGCGCGACGTTCGTCGTTACTGATGCGGTGCTCGCCGACCCTGGACGCGGTCGCTGGCGAATCGTCCGGTCCGCGCCCGCGCTGTTCGGTGCGAACGCTCTTGTTACTGGTGTGTTGTTGCGGCCCGAGTATTTCGAGGTGCTGTTCGCTCTGCCTGTGGCCCAGCGTATCACCGGATGGACGCTCAGCGGGCACGTGCGCGAGGAACTTTCTCACAGCGGCCCCGGTGCGTTCGACCTGATCGATATGGTTCAGCAACCGGTCATCACGACCGCCGGTGTCGAAGCGCTGGCGCGGCATAAGAGTGCGCGGCGCATCACCGAACTCGACCTCCGTAACAACAATCTCGACAACGACGCGGCCCGGGTGCTGGTCCAGTCGCCGTACCTCGATAACTTGAAACGGCTCCAGTTGCTCGAAGGCAACCGGTTCCGCGGTAAAGTGTGGCAACAGGTGATCGAACGATTCGGTGAGGATGTAGTGGGCTGA
- the argC gene encoding N-acetyl-gamma-glutamyl-phosphate reductase yields the protein MDKVKVAILGGSGYTAVELIKLLLRHPGAEIVAITSRQSEHIADLHPSLLGRLDLRCEPFDPDALKSKGTQVVFGCLPHGTSMESIPPLLERGMRVIDLSADYRLRDVKVYEQWYKETHHDQKNLAQAVYGLPEVYGDKIVGAKLVANPGCYPQTAILGLAPLVANKLIELTGIVIDSKSGVSGGGRTPKLSFHFPECNESVTAYAVGTHRHTPEIEQALSDVAGAPVSVIFTPHLMPMDRGIFSTIYATLTRAVTEAELVELYRSYFADKPFVRVRTNPPATKDTTGTNFLDVCVKVVRGKVLVLAAEDNLVRGASGVAVQNFNRVFGFDERTGLM from the coding sequence ATGGACAAGGTGAAGGTCGCGATTCTCGGTGGGTCCGGTTACACGGCGGTGGAACTCATCAAGCTGTTGCTGCGGCACCCGGGCGCGGAGATCGTGGCGATCACGTCGCGCCAGTCCGAGCACATCGCGGACCTGCACCCGAGTCTGTTGGGCCGGCTCGATCTGCGGTGCGAACCGTTCGATCCTGATGCGCTGAAATCGAAGGGGACACAAGTTGTCTTTGGGTGCCTGCCGCACGGTACCAGTATGGAGAGCATTCCGCCGCTGCTCGAACGCGGGATGCGGGTGATCGATTTGAGCGCCGATTACCGCCTGCGCGACGTGAAAGTGTACGAGCAGTGGTACAAGGAAACGCACCACGACCAGAAGAACCTCGCGCAGGCGGTGTACGGGCTGCCGGAGGTCTACGGCGACAAGATCGTGGGGGCGAAACTCGTCGCGAACCCCGGGTGCTACCCGCAAACCGCGATCCTCGGGCTCGCGCCCCTTGTAGCAAACAAGTTGATCGAGCTGACGGGAATCGTGATCGACAGCAAGAGTGGCGTGTCCGGTGGCGGGCGCACGCCGAAACTGAGCTTCCACTTCCCGGAGTGCAACGAGAGCGTCACGGCGTATGCGGTCGGCACGCACCGGCATACACCGGAGATCGAGCAAGCGCTGAGCGACGTCGCGGGGGCGCCCGTATCGGTGATCTTCACGCCGCACCTCATGCCAATGGACCGCGGCATCTTCAGCACGATCTACGCGACACTGACGCGGGCCGTCACCGAAGCCGAGTTGGTGGAACTGTACCGGAGTTACTTCGCCGACAAGCCGTTCGTCCGCGTGCGCACCAACCCGCCCGCGACGAAAGACACGACCGGCACCAACTTCCTCGACGTGTGCGTGAAGGTGGTTCGTGGGAAGGTGCTGGTGCTCGCCGCGGAGGACAATCTGGTTCGCGGCGCGAGCGGGGTGGCGGTGCAGAACTTCAACCGCGTGTTCGGGTTCGACGAGCGCACCGGACTCATGTAA